A region from the Microcebus murinus isolate Inina chromosome 27, M.murinus_Inina_mat1.0, whole genome shotgun sequence genome encodes:
- the FSD1 gene encoding fibronectin type III and SPRY domain-containing protein 1 has product MEDQREALRKIITTLAVKNEEIQTFIYSLKQMLLNMEANSAKVQEDLEAEFQSLFSVLEELKEGMLMKIKQDRASRTYELQNQLAACTRALESSEELLETANQTLQATDSEDFPQAAKQIKDGVTMAPAFRLSLKAKVSDNMSHLMVDFAQERQMLQALKFLPVPSAPIIDLAESLVADNCVTLVWRMPGEDSKIDHYVLEYRRTNFEGPPRLKEDHPWMVIEGVRQTEYTLTGLKFDMKYMNFRVKACNKAVAGEFSEPVTLETPAFMFRLDASTSHQNLRVDELSVEWDAMGGKVQDIKAREKDGKGRTASPVNSPARGTPSPKRMPSGRGGRDRFTAESYTVLGDTLIDGGEHYWEVRYEPDSKAFGVGVAYRSLGRFEQLGKTASSWCLHVNNWLQVSFTAKHANKVKVLDAPVPDCLGVHCDFHQGLLSFYNARTKQVLHTFKAKFTQPLLPAFTVWCGSFQVTTGLQVPSSVRCLQKRGSATSSSNTSLT; this is encoded by the exons ATGGAAGACCAGAGG GAGGCCTTGCGCAAGATCATCACAACCCTGGCCGTGAAGAACGAGGAGATCCAGACCTTCATCTACTCCCTCAAACAGATGCTGCTCAACATGGAG GCGAACTCGGCCAAGGTGCAGGAGGACCTGGAAGCCGAGTTCCAGTCCCTCTTCTCCGTCCTGGAGGAGCTGAAGGAGGGCATGCTGATGAAGATTAAACAGGACCGCGCCAGCCGGACCTACGAGCTGCAG AACCAACTGGCTGCCTGCACGCGGGCTCTGGAGAGCTCCGAGGAGCTTCTAGAGACGGCCAACCAGACCCTGCAGGCCACTGACAGCGAGGACTTTCCTCAG gctGCCAAGCAAATCAAAGATGG GGTGACAATGGCCCCTGCCTTCCGGCTGTCATTGAAAGCCAAGGTCAGTGACAACATGAGTCACCTCATGGTGGACTTTGCTCAGGAGCGGCAGATGCTACAGGCACTCAAGTTCCTTCCTG TGCCCAGCGCCCCCATCATCGATCTGGCCGAGTCCCTGGTGGCGGACAACTGTGTGACGCTGGTGTGGCGCATGCCGGGCGAGGACAGCAAGATCGACCACTACGTGCTGGAGTACCGGCGCACCAACTTCGAGGGCCCGCCCCGCCTCAAGGAGGACCACCCTTGGATGGTCATCGAAGGCGTCCGGCAGACGGAGTACACCCTCACCG GTCTCAAGTTTGACATGAAATACATGAATTTCCGCGTGAAGGCCTGTAACAAGGCAGTTGCAGGCGAGTTCTCCGAACCGGTGACCCTGGAGACACCAG CGTTCATGTTCCGCCTGGATGCGTCCACATCCCACCAGAACCTGCGGGTGGACGAGCTCTCCGTCGAGTGGGACGCTATGGGCGGGAAGGTGCAGGATATCAAGGCTCGCGAGAAAGACGGCAAGGGGCGGACAGCTTCTCCCGTCAACTCCCCGGCCAG AGGTACTCCATCTCCCAAGAGGATGCCCTCAGGTCGTGGGGGACGGGACCGTTTCACAGCTGAGTCCTACACGGTGCTGG GGGACACACTGATCGACGGCGGGGAGCACTACTGGGAGGTCCGCTACGAGCCGGACAGCAAGGCGTTCGGCGTGGGGGTGGCCTACCGCAGCCTGGGCCGCTTCGAGCAGCTGGGCAAGACGGCCTCGTCCTGGTGCCTGCACGTCAACAACTGGCTGCAGGTCAGCTTCACGGCCAAGCACGCCaacaaggtcaaggtgctggacGCCCCCGTGCCCGACTGCCTGGGTGTGCACTGTGACTTCCACCAAG gcctcCTGTCCTTCTACAACGCCCGCACCAAACAAGTGCTGCACACCTTCAAGGCCAAGTTCACACAGCCGCTGCTGCCCGCCTTCACG GTATGGTGTGGCAGCTTCCAGGTGACCACAGGGCTGCAGGTGCCCAGCTCCGTGCGCTGCCTGCAGAAGCGGGGCAGTGCCACCAGCAGCTCCAACACCAGCCTCACCTAG
- the TMIGD2 gene encoding transmembrane and immunoglobulin domain-containing protein 2, whose protein sequence is MAARQVVVPSLTLLQPRGPPRCASNTPAPQGASSLLVHQEPTLLRVQQGSRVTLACQVAQAQAWEQLRIGWTKDDDILCEPHITNDSLSLGLCGPRGRLSWRAPGAVTLRLDRVTLSDSGHYVCWAVMEIPELDQASGNGTRLLVDAGLLYVLPTAGAVAAIALGAGIWGCRRRGRDAGDRPGKRAARGRAARGRPLVAEAGTAAASQGPTASAAPPAPPIRSWGRTEGNPLYSNILFRPQGAPKKHEAGPGEGKGPAAPGRDQNGQSVYSTPVPQPAPHCPSPAPKPCPGQEPSHYVPMARVCPCPGPAGPPRPRGLPAAGQESETPGDSKRTPPPVAT, encoded by the exons ATGGCGGCCAGGCAGGTCGTTGT CCCCTcgctcactctgctccagccacgcGGGCCTCCTCGCTGCGCCTCCAACACGCCAG CCCCGCAAGGAGCCTCAAGCCTGCTTGTGCACCAGGAGCCCACGTTGCTGCGGGTTCAGCAGGGCTCTCGGGTGACCCTGGCCTGCCAagtggcccaggcccaggcctgggaACAACTCCGTATCGGGTGGACAAAGGACGATGACATCTTGTGTGAGCCACACATCACCAATGACAGCCTAAGCCTGGGGCTCTGCGGGCCCCGCGGCCGGCTCTCCTGGCGGGCACCTGGGGCTGTCACCCTGCGGCTGGATCGTGTGACCCTCAGTGACAGCGGGCACTATGTGTGCTGGGCCGTCATGGAGATTCCGGAGTTGGACCAGGCCAGTGGCAACGGGACGCGGCTTCTAGTGGATGCAG GACTGCTCTATGTGCTGCCGACGGCGGGGGCCGTGGCCGCGATCGCGCTGGGCGCTGGGATCTGGGGCTGCCGCCGCCGGGGGAGGGACGCAGGTGACCGCCCAGGTAAGCGCGCGGCGCGCGGACGGGCTGCCCGCGGGCGGCCTCTCGTGGCGGAAGCGGGAACTGCTGCTGCGAGCCAAGGACCCACCGCTTCGGCCGCGCCCCCTGCGCCCCCCATCCGGTCTTGGGGAAGGACGGAAG GAAACCCACTGTACAGCAACATCCTGTTCCGGCCCCAGGGCGCCCCAAAGAAGCACGAGGCGGGGCCCGGAGAGGGCAAGGGCCCGGCCGCCCCCGGGAGGGACCAGAACGGCCAGAGCGTCTATTCCACCCCTGTTCCCCAGCCCGCCCCCCACTGCCCGAGTCCGGCCCCCAAACCGTGCCCCGGCCAGGAGCCCAGTCACTATGTCCCCATGGCCAGGGTCTGTCCCTGCCCCGGCCCCGCGGGGCCGCCAAGGCCAAGAGGGCTCCCTGCGGCGGGACAGGAGTCGGAGACCCCCGGGGACTCAAAGAGGACCCCACCGCCCGTGGCCACGTGA